A stretch of the Acidilobus sp. 7A genome encodes the following:
- a CDS encoding ASCH domain-containing protein, which produces MTRTLSMLTFKRKYLNLILSGRKRSTIRLGSFQVREKYLKVVSSGRPVAVVQVDRVIHKKVKELTDEDARLDGFKGLPELFRELRSIYGDFLLDDDVTIITFTLRRVLEGIHDAGGSARGYGADEGARGAAARARKGRPLR; this is translated from the coding sequence TTGACGAGAACGCTGAGCATGCTGACCTTTAAGAGGAAGTACCTGAACTTGATACTGAGTGGGAGGAAGAGGAGCACCATAAGGCTCGGCAGCTTCCAGGTCAGGGAGAAGTACCTCAAGGTAGTGAGCTCCGGCAGGCCTGTAGCCGTCGTGCAGGTTGACAGGGTTATTCATAAGAAGGTCAAGGAGCTCACCGACGAGGACGCAAGGCTTGACGGATTTAAGGGGCTTCCCGAGCTGTTTAGGGAGCTGAGGTCCATCTATGGTGACTTCCTGCTCGATGATGACGTGACCATTATCACGTTCACCCTAAGGAGGGTGCTGGAGGGGATACATGACGCAGGCGGCTCGGCCAGAGGCTATGGAGCTGACGAGGGCGCGAGAGGCGCAGCCGCAAGGGCGAGGAAGGGGAGGCCGCTGCGCTAG